In Cyanobacteria bacterium GSL.Bin1, a genomic segment contains:
- a CDS encoding cysteine synthase A has protein sequence MDVKQGFVGTVGNTPLIRLNRLSDETGCEILGKAEFLNPGGSVKDRAALYIIKDAEEKGLLKPGGTVVEGTAGNTGIGLAHICNAKGYKCLIIIPETQSQEKIDALRTLGAEVRTVPAVPYRDPNNYIKVSGRLAEETENAIWANQFDNVANRRAHYETTGPEIWRQTEGQVNVWVASTGTGGTYAGASMFFKEVNPQIQCIVADPMGSGLYSYVKTGEIHTEGGSITEGIGNSRITANMQGAPADDAIQIDDPTCVKMIYQLLHKEGLFMGGSVGINVAAAYQLAKQMGPGQTIVTVLCDSGTRYQSRLYNKQWLAEKGLLAGVEQYF, from the coding sequence ATGGACGTTAAACAAGGCTTTGTTGGTACAGTTGGGAATACGCCCCTCATCCGTCTCAACCGCTTAAGCGACGAGACGGGTTGCGAAATTTTAGGAAAAGCAGAATTCCTGAATCCTGGCGGATCCGTTAAAGATCGCGCCGCCCTCTATATCATTAAAGATGCAGAAGAAAAAGGCTTACTCAAACCCGGCGGAACCGTAGTGGAGGGAACCGCTGGCAATACTGGCATTGGTTTAGCCCATATCTGCAATGCCAAGGGCTATAAATGCCTGATTATTATTCCCGAAACCCAATCTCAAGAAAAAATTGATGCGTTACGAACCCTCGGGGCAGAAGTCCGGACGGTTCCGGCGGTTCCCTATCGCGATCCCAACAATTATATTAAAGTTTCAGGACGCCTGGCAGAAGAAACAGAAAATGCAATTTGGGCCAACCAGTTTGATAATGTAGCCAACCGACGAGCCCACTATGAAACCACGGGTCCCGAAATTTGGCGACAAACTGAGGGTCAAGTCAATGTTTGGGTTGCATCGACCGGAACCGGTGGCACCTATGCCGGGGCTTCGATGTTCTTTAAGGAAGTCAACCCGCAGATTCAATGTATCGTTGCCGATCCCATGGGGAGTGGTTTATACAGTTATGTAAAAACGGGTGAGATTCATACGGAAGGGGGTTCAATCACTGAAGGGATTGGGAATAGTCGGATTACGGCAAATATGCAGGGCGCACCAGCTGATGATGCAATTCAAATTGATGACCCCACCTGTGTCAAAATGATTTATCAGTTGCTCCATAAAGAAGGACTCTTTATGGGGGGTTCTGTGGGCATTAATGTGGCAGCGGCTTACCAATTAGCCAAACAAATGGGTCCCGGTCAAACCATTGTTACCGTCCTTTGCGATAGTGGCACGCGCTATCAGTCTCGTTTGTATAACAAGCAATGGTTAGCGGAAAAAGGTTTGCTCGCTGGCGTCGAACAATATTTTTAG
- a CDS encoding 16S rRNA (cytosine(967)-C(5))-methyltransferase — protein MTNSNPRQVALYALRDVILKGAYAEVALDRALSQSTLSSQNYGLASELVYGIVRRQRTLDALIDQFASKPTSQQPPKLRLILQLGFYQLRYLTQVPPSAAVDTSVELAKSNGLGKLSGVVNGILRQYIRQRDSKGDPLQLPDDTIQKLGIQHSFPDWIIQLWCNEFGEATADQLGHWFNQSPTLDLRINPLQTTRETVEKALTEAKIAYSPLPFVPLGLRLSSGVGKIEQLPGFREGWWTVQDFSAQLVSYLLSPQAGETVIDACAAPGGKTTHIAELMADEGKIWACDRAASRLKKVTNNAQRLQLHSVETCVGDARDLSQFENTADRVLIDAPCSGLGTLHRRADLRWRQTPENLVELANLQQEILTAAATWVKPNGVLVYATCTLNPLENEEVIQAFLTNHRQWQIESPPESFPAPSLISPSGWLKVIPTEHNSDGFFMVRLRHTKI, from the coding sequence ATGACCAATTCTAATCCTCGGCAAGTGGCGTTGTATGCGCTGCGTGATGTAATTTTAAAAGGCGCTTATGCAGAAGTAGCGCTCGATCGCGCTTTATCTCAATCGACCCTCTCCTCCCAAAATTATGGCTTAGCGAGTGAGTTGGTCTATGGTATTGTCCGGCGACAACGCACCCTCGATGCCCTCATTGATCAATTTGCTAGTAAACCTACCTCTCAACAACCGCCCAAACTCCGCTTAATTCTGCAACTGGGCTTCTATCAACTGCGCTATCTCACACAGGTTCCCCCCTCAGCGGCGGTGGATACGAGTGTAGAACTAGCAAAAAGTAATGGTTTAGGGAAACTCTCCGGGGTGGTGAATGGCATTTTACGCCAATATATTCGGCAACGAGACAGCAAGGGCGATCCTTTACAGTTACCGGATGACACGATTCAGAAACTGGGAATTCAACATAGCTTTCCCGATTGGATTATCCAACTCTGGTGTAATGAGTTTGGCGAAGCAACAGCCGATCAGTTAGGACATTGGTTTAATCAATCTCCCACCCTTGATTTAAGAATTAATCCCTTACAAACCACCCGAGAAACTGTAGAAAAAGCCTTAACAGAAGCGAAGATTGCTTATTCTCCCTTACCGTTTGTTCCCTTGGGGTTAAGACTCTCCTCTGGTGTCGGCAAAATCGAACAGCTTCCCGGGTTTAGGGAAGGGTGGTGGACAGTTCAAGATTTTAGCGCCCAGTTGGTCAGTTATTTATTATCACCGCAAGCAGGAGAAACAGTGATTGATGCTTGTGCCGCACCGGGTGGGAAAACCACTCATATCGCAGAATTAATGGCAGATGAGGGGAAGATTTGGGCCTGCGATCGCGCGGCGAGTCGTCTGAAAAAGGTGACTAACAATGCCCAACGCCTCCAACTACATTCCGTAGAAACTTGTGTTGGCGATGCGCGAGACTTGTCTCAATTTGAAAATACAGCAGATCGCGTTTTAATTGATGCCCCTTGTTCCGGTTTGGGAACCCTCCACCGACGCGCGGATCTCCGCTGGCGACAAACCCCAGAAAATCTCGTTGAGTTAGCCAACTTGCAACAAGAAATCTTAACCGCAGCGGCAACCTGGGTCAAACCCAACGGAGTTTTAGTGTACGCTACTTGTACGCTTAATCCCTTAGAAAATGAAGAGGTAATACAAGCGTTTTTAACGAATCATCGGCAATGGCAAATTGAATCGCCGCCAGAGTCGTTTCCGGCGCCATCCTTGATTTCTCCGTCCGGTTGGTTAAAAGTGATTCCCACGGAACACAACAGCGATGGCTTTTTTATGGTCAGATTGAGACACACCAAAATTTAG